One part of the Paraburkholderia flagellata genome encodes these proteins:
- a CDS encoding lipid A biosynthesis lauroyl acyltransferase, with product MLGKLGSRFAIGLLKLFAILPYGFVARLGDGLGWLLYKIPSRRKRVVHTNLRLCFPEWSDEKREEVAGLHFRHAIRSYMERSVQWFASAKKLEQIVELDSEIDLTDPNLPPTLFLGLHFVGIEAGSMFLNYSLHRPCGSLYQPFSNPEFEAAAKAGRSRFGAEMVSRADSARAVLRWLRDKKPVMLGADMDYGMRNSTFVPFFGVPACTLTAVGRLAKVGHAQVVPFIGEVLPNYKGYRLKVFKPWENYPTGDDDLDARRMNAFLEEQIPRIPEQYYWVHKRFKTRPPGEPSVYN from the coding sequence ATGCTAGGCAAACTCGGCTCCCGTTTCGCCATCGGCTTGCTCAAACTGTTCGCGATCCTGCCCTATGGCTTCGTCGCGCGCCTGGGCGACGGCCTCGGTTGGCTGCTCTACAAAATCCCGAGCCGCCGCAAGCGCGTCGTTCATACGAATCTGCGCCTGTGCTTTCCCGAGTGGAGCGACGAAAAGCGCGAGGAAGTCGCGGGGCTGCACTTCCGTCACGCCATTCGCAGCTACATGGAGCGCAGCGTGCAATGGTTCGCCTCGGCGAAGAAACTCGAACAGATCGTCGAACTCGACAGCGAGATCGATCTCACCGATCCGAACCTGCCGCCCACGCTCTTCCTCGGCTTGCATTTCGTGGGCATCGAGGCGGGTTCCATGTTCCTCAATTACTCGCTGCACCGGCCCTGCGGCTCGCTCTACCAGCCGTTCTCGAACCCCGAGTTCGAAGCCGCGGCCAAGGCGGGACGCAGCCGTTTCGGCGCGGAAATGGTGAGCCGCGCGGACAGCGCGCGCGCTGTGCTGCGCTGGCTGCGCGACAAAAAGCCCGTGATGCTCGGCGCCGATATGGACTACGGCATGCGCAATTCCACGTTCGTGCCCTTCTTTGGCGTGCCGGCGTGCACGCTCACGGCGGTCGGGCGTCTGGCGAAGGTGGGTCATGCGCAGGTCGTACCGTTCATCGGCGAGGTGTTGCCCAATTACAAGGGTTATCGGCTGAAAGTGTTCAAACCTTGGGAAAATTATCCGACCGGCGACGACGATCTCGACGCGCGCCGCATGAACGCTTTCCTCGAAGAACAGATTCCGCGCATTCCTGAGCAGTATTACTGGGTCCACAAGCGCTTCAAGACGCGGCCGCCGGGCGAACCCAGCGTCTACAACTGA
- the metK gene encoding methionine adenosyltransferase: protein MANDYFFTSESVSEGHPDKVADQISDAILDAILTQDKYSRVAAETLCNTGLVVLAGEITTTANVDYIQVARDTIKRIGYDNTDYGIDYRGCAVLVAYDKQSPDIAQGVDRAHDNNLDQGAGDQGLMFGYACDETPELMPLPIHLSHRLVERQSNLRRDGRLPWLRPDAKSQVTIRYVDGKPHAIDTVVLSTQHSPDIDLGTLREAVIEEVIKPVLPAELIKGDIKFLVNPTGRFVIGGPQGDCGLTGRKIIVDTYGGAAPHGGGAFSGKDPSKVDRSAAYAGRYVAKNIVAAGLASRCLIQVSYAIGVAEPTSVMVNTFGTGKVSDATITKLVREHFDLRPKGIIQMLDLLRPIYEKTAAYGHFGREEPEFSWEATDRALALAEAAGTEPVSAAIA, encoded by the coding sequence GTGGCAAACGACTATTTCTTTACCTCCGAATCCGTCTCCGAAGGCCACCCGGACAAGGTCGCCGACCAGATCTCGGACGCGATCCTCGACGCCATCCTCACGCAAGACAAATACTCGCGCGTTGCAGCGGAAACGCTGTGCAACACGGGTCTCGTCGTGCTCGCCGGTGAAATCACCACGACGGCCAACGTCGACTACATCCAGGTCGCGCGCGACACGATCAAGCGCATCGGTTACGACAACACTGACTACGGCATCGACTACCGCGGCTGCGCGGTGCTCGTCGCTTACGACAAGCAGTCGCCGGATATCGCCCAGGGCGTGGATCGCGCGCACGACAACAACCTCGACCAGGGTGCAGGTGACCAAGGTCTGATGTTCGGCTATGCGTGCGACGAAACGCCCGAGCTGATGCCGCTGCCGATCCACCTTTCGCACCGTCTGGTCGAGCGCCAGTCGAATCTTCGCCGCGACGGCCGTCTGCCCTGGCTGCGTCCGGACGCGAAGTCGCAGGTCACGATCCGCTACGTCGACGGCAAGCCGCACGCCATCGACACCGTCGTGCTCTCCACGCAGCACTCGCCGGACATCGACCTCGGCACACTGCGCGAAGCCGTGATCGAGGAAGTCATCAAGCCGGTGCTGCCGGCCGAGCTGATCAAGGGCGACATCAAGTTCCTCGTGAACCCGACCGGCCGCTTCGTCATCGGCGGCCCGCAGGGCGATTGCGGTCTCACGGGCCGCAAGATCATCGTCGACACGTACGGCGGCGCCGCCCCGCACGGCGGCGGCGCGTTCTCGGGCAAGGATCCGTCGAAGGTGGACCGTTCGGCTGCTTACGCAGGCCGTTACGTCGCAAAGAACATCGTGGCCGCTGGCCTCGCGTCGCGCTGCCTGATCCAGGTTTCGTACGCGATCGGTGTGGCTGAACCGACTTCGGTCATGGTCAACACGTTCGGCACCGGCAAGGTTTCGGACGCGACCATCACGAAGCTCGTGCGTGAGCACTTCGATCTGCGTCCGAAGGGCATCATCCAGATGCTCGACCTGCTGCGCCCGATCTACGAAAAGACCGCCGCTTATGGCCACTTCGGCCGCGAAGAGCCGGAATTCTCGTGGGAAGCGACCGACCGCGCGCTCGCACTGGCCGAGGCCGCTGGCACGGAGCCGGTGAGCGCAGCCATCGCGTAA
- a CDS encoding phytanoyl-CoA dioxygenase family protein, whose translation MSVHSKKEQVQALRERGFVVVPGLVSPERCEAIKRVAQEQLHEAAAPLEFEADLRYPGAPESKDAPGGHTVRRLLDAYSRHALYREWATSPEIAGWMELYFGEEPVLSRAHHNCMMTKHPHYGSLTGWHRDVRYWSFERDDLVSVWLALGPEKMENGGLWFVPGSHDAPFTSDRFDSAKFFRADLPENKAWIDRAIAPTLAAGDVVFFHCNTLHSAGQNQSDQVKFSLVYTYHGASNVPLPGTRSASKPEVKF comes from the coding sequence ATGTCAGTCCATTCAAAGAAAGAACAGGTACAGGCGCTGCGCGAGCGCGGCTTCGTGGTCGTGCCGGGGCTCGTCTCGCCCGAGCGCTGCGAGGCGATCAAGCGGGTGGCGCAGGAGCAGTTGCACGAGGCCGCCGCGCCGCTCGAATTCGAAGCCGACTTGCGCTACCCCGGCGCGCCCGAATCGAAGGACGCCCCCGGCGGCCATACGGTGCGGCGCCTGCTCGACGCCTACTCGCGCCACGCGCTGTATCGCGAATGGGCCACGTCGCCGGAAATCGCGGGGTGGATGGAGTTGTATTTCGGCGAAGAGCCGGTCCTGTCGCGCGCGCATCACAACTGCATGATGACGAAGCACCCGCACTACGGCAGCCTCACGGGCTGGCACCGCGACGTGCGCTACTGGTCGTTCGAGCGCGACGACCTCGTTTCGGTCTGGCTCGCGCTCGGGCCGGAGAAGATGGAAAACGGCGGCCTGTGGTTCGTGCCGGGCTCGCACGACGCGCCGTTCACCTCGGATCGTTTCGACTCCGCGAAATTCTTCCGCGCCGACCTGCCGGAGAACAAGGCGTGGATCGACCGCGCGATCGCCCCGACGCTCGCCGCTGGCGATGTGGTCTTCTTCCACTGCAACACGCTGCATTCGGCGGGGCAGAACCAGAGCGATCAGGTGAAGTTTTCGCTCGTGTACACGTATCACGGCGCGAGCAACGTGCCGCTGCCGGGCACGCGCTCGGCGTCGAAGCCCGAGGTGAAGTTCTGA
- a CDS encoding DUF3185 family protein has protein sequence MAKAISIALIACGVVLLYFGGQSLHSFANDMSRLFTGAPTDRTILLIGGGIAATLAGITGLAMSGRRR, from the coding sequence ATGGCCAAAGCGATTTCGATCGCGCTCATCGCCTGCGGCGTCGTCCTGTTGTACTTCGGCGGCCAGTCGCTCCATTCGTTCGCGAACGACATGTCGCGCCTCTTCACCGGCGCGCCCACCGACCGCACGATCCTCTTGATTGGGGGCGGCATCGCCGCGACGCTCGCGGGCATCACCGGACTGGCGATGTCGGGGCGCCGGCGCTAA